Sequence from the Polyangiaceae bacterium genome:
ACGACGGGCAGCGACCGCGCGTGGGCGCGCCGTGGGCTCACCGTCGGGCGAGCGGGGCCGTGCTGTCGCCACATGCGCGCAAGCTCTGGGTCGAGAAGGTGCGACGGCGACACGTTGCCCAGGGCATTGAGCATCACCGAACGCAGGTTGGGGTGCTTTGCCTCCAACGTGGTCAATAGCTCCGCCATGGCTTCGCGCTGCAGTCCCTCCTGCGAGCCGCACAGGTTGCAAGGCAGGATGGGGAACCCTCGCTCGGCGGCGTACTCGGCAATGTCCGCCTCCGCGCACTCGATCAGCGGGCGAATCACTTCGAAGCGACCGTCATCGGTGGTGTACTTGGCCGGTAGGGTCTGCAGTCGTCCAGAGTGGAACAGGTTCATCAAGAACGTTTCCAGCGCGTCGTCGCGATGATGTCCCAAGGCAATCTTGTTGCAGCCCAGGCGTTCCGCAGCCGTGTACAAGATGCCGCGCCGCAGGCGCGAGCACAGGGAGCAATAGGTTTGACTCGACGTCAGCTTCTCGGTGACGACCGAATAGGTGTCCTCCCGCAGGATCTCGAAAGCCGTCTTCCCGCGCTGCAAATACTCGACGAGGGAGCGCCCGTCATATCCGGGCTGCACTTGATCCAGATGCACCGCCACCAGGCTCGCTCCCTCGAAGCCGCGCACGAACGTCTCCAACAATGCGAGTAACGTCCACGAGTCCTTGCCGCCGCTGACCGCGACTAGCACCCGATCCCCGGGTTGCAGTAGCTCGAACTTGGCCAGGCTTCTTTGGACTTGGCGGCGCAGGCGCACGCCCAAGCGACTCTTTCGCATCGTGATTCCTCGTCGCCACCTCGAAGGGGCGAAGGTCGCGAGCTTGGCAGACATCGCAGCGCGGAGCCACCACTCACGCTTCAGGGCCGCTCGCATGGCGTCGTCCCCCGCCGGCTGGAGCTTCAACCCACCGGTAGCTCCTTGGTTTGGGCCCCTCGCTGTAACGGGGCGCGACTGCAGCTGCGGCGCCACGCCAGGTCTCCGTGACCGGCGATCACGATGCTGCAGCCGCGCAGGGGCCACGCAGCAACGACGTCAGCG
This genomic interval carries:
- the ttcA gene encoding tRNA 2-thiocytidine(32) synthetase TtcA, giving the protein MRKSRLGVRLRRQVQRSLAKFELLQPGDRVLVAVSGGKDSWTLLALLETFVRGFEGASLVAVHLDQVQPGYDGRSLVEYLQRGKTAFEILREDTYSVVTEKLTSSQTYCSLCSRLRRGILYTAAERLGCNKIALGHHRDDALETFLMNLFHSGRLQTLPAKYTTDDGRFEVIRPLIECAEADIAEYAAERGFPILPCNLCGSQEGLQREAMAELLTTLEAKHPNLRSVMLNALGNVSPSHLLDPELARMWRQHGPARPTVSPRRAHARSLPVVSS